From Micromonospora echinospora, one genomic window encodes:
- the hutU gene encoding urocanate hydratase gives MYQPVRAARGTERSARGWPQEAALRMLMNNLDPEVAERPEDLVVYGGTGKAARDWPSYHALVRTLTDLRDDETMLVQSGRPVGVLRTHEWAPRVLLANSNLVGDWATWPEFRRLEQLGLTMYGQMTAGSWIYIGTQGILQGTYETFAAVAAKRFGGSLAGTLTLTAGCGGMGGAQPLAVTMNGGACLVVDVDRSRLDRRVHDRYLDEVADSLDDAVERALAAKRDRRALSVGVVGNAATVFPELLRRGVDIDVVTDQTSAHDPLSYVPEGVELADARDYAAAKPAEFTDRARASMAKHVEAMVGFLDAGAEVFDYGNSIRGEAKLGGYERAFDFPGFVPAYIRPLFCEGKGPFRWAALSGDPADIAATDRAILDLFPENESLARWIRLAGERVAFQGLPARICWLGYGERDRAGVRFNEMVASGELSAPVVIGRDHLDCGSVASPYRETEAMADGSDAVADWPLLNALVNTASGASWVSIHHGGGVGIGRSIHAGQVCVADGSALAGQKIERVLTNDPAMGVIRHVDAGYDHAHEVADRTGVRVPMAER, from the coding sequence ATGTACCAGCCCGTCCGTGCCGCCCGCGGCACCGAGCGCAGCGCCCGGGGGTGGCCGCAGGAGGCCGCCCTGCGGATGCTGATGAACAACCTCGACCCGGAGGTCGCCGAGCGCCCCGAGGACCTGGTGGTCTACGGCGGCACCGGGAAGGCCGCGCGGGACTGGCCGTCGTACCACGCGCTGGTGCGGACCCTCACCGACCTGCGCGACGACGAGACGATGCTGGTGCAGTCCGGCCGGCCGGTCGGTGTGCTGCGCACCCACGAGTGGGCGCCCCGGGTGCTGCTGGCCAACTCCAACCTGGTCGGCGACTGGGCCACCTGGCCGGAGTTCCGCCGCCTGGAGCAGCTCGGCCTGACCATGTACGGGCAGATGACCGCCGGCTCGTGGATCTACATCGGCACCCAGGGCATCCTCCAGGGCACCTACGAGACGTTCGCCGCCGTCGCCGCGAAGAGGTTCGGCGGCAGCCTGGCCGGGACGCTGACGCTCACCGCCGGCTGCGGCGGGATGGGCGGGGCGCAGCCGCTCGCGGTCACCATGAACGGCGGGGCGTGCCTGGTCGTCGACGTCGACCGGTCCCGCCTGGACCGCCGGGTGCACGACCGCTACCTGGACGAGGTCGCCGACTCCCTGGACGACGCGGTCGAGCGGGCGCTCGCCGCGAAGCGCGACCGGCGGGCGCTCTCCGTCGGGGTGGTCGGCAACGCCGCCACCGTCTTCCCGGAGTTGCTGCGCCGGGGCGTCGACATCGACGTGGTCACCGACCAGACCAGCGCGCACGACCCGCTGTCGTACGTGCCGGAGGGGGTGGAGCTGGCCGACGCCCGGGACTACGCGGCGGCGAAACCGGCCGAGTTCACCGACCGGGCCCGCGCGTCGATGGCGAAGCACGTCGAGGCGATGGTCGGCTTCCTGGACGCCGGGGCGGAGGTCTTCGACTACGGCAACTCGATCCGGGGCGAGGCGAAGCTCGGCGGGTACGAGCGGGCGTTCGATTTCCCCGGCTTCGTGCCGGCGTACATCCGGCCGTTGTTCTGCGAGGGGAAGGGCCCGTTCCGGTGGGCGGCGCTCTCCGGTGACCCGGCCGACATCGCCGCCACCGACCGGGCCATCCTCGACCTGTTCCCGGAGAACGAGTCCCTGGCCCGGTGGATCCGGCTGGCCGGGGAGCGGGTCGCCTTCCAGGGCCTGCCGGCGCGCATCTGCTGGCTCGGGTACGGCGAACGCGACCGGGCCGGGGTCCGCTTCAACGAGATGGTCGCCTCCGGCGAACTCTCCGCCCCGGTGGTGATCGGCCGGGACCACCTGGACTGCGGCAGCGTCGCCAGCCCGTACCGGGAGACCGAGGCGATGGCCGACGGCTCCGACGCGGTCGCCGACTGGCCGCTGCTCAACGCGCTGGTCAACACGGCCAGCGGCGCGTCCTGGGTGTCCATCCACCACGGCGGCGGGGTCGGCATCGGCCGGTCCATCCACGCCGGTCAGGTCTGCGTCGCCGACGGCAGCGCGCTCGCCGGCCAGAAGATCGAGCGGGTGCTCACCAACGACCCGGCGATGGGCGTCATCCGGCACGTTGACGCCGGTTACGACCACGCCCACGAGGTGGCTGACCGTACCGGGGTGCGCGTCCCGATGGCCGAGCGGTAG